One Dioscorea cayenensis subsp. rotundata cultivar TDr96_F1 chromosome 17, TDr96_F1_v2_PseudoChromosome.rev07_lg8_w22 25.fasta, whole genome shotgun sequence DNA window includes the following coding sequences:
- the LOC120280046 gene encoding uncharacterized protein LOC120280046, with the protein MKSILLTDIRAWQGWAARMLLRSTSSPLLNSWLPSSCSSLSCPCSSKEAHHESFGVSAEVVAIPRAPRRPVITHALSDPDLSDLSAPVATVRKRRPLTASHKDEASPRQTHDQDITHCIAGKSPRSSLLLSSSGLVDATSFPSFKSGVHHDSILSNGFAGEGGGGSGNGYLGFSAERNEDDEDGKKDGSTTVTDAYYQKMIQANPGNSLIVGNYAKFLKEVHGDLLKAQEYCERALMENQRDATILAFYADLIWQSNRDAQRAKLYFDQAVQAAPQDCYIMASYARFLWDAEEDVGGTGDVERNRTLPPMHPDAVPPSIAAAF; encoded by the exons atgaaatccaTTCTGCTTACCGATATCAGGGCCTGGCAGGGCTGGGCAGCGAGAATGCTCCTCCGTAGCACTTCTTCCCCTCTCCTTAACTCGTGGCtcccttcttcttgttcttctttatcTTGTCCTTGCTCCTCAAAGGAAGCCCATCATGAGAGCTTCGGCGTCTCGGCAGAAGTGGTGGCGATCCCCAGAGCCCCAAGGAGGCCTGTGATAACCCATGCTCTATCTGACCCCGACCTATCGGATCTCTCTGCACCAGTTGCTACGGTGAGAAAGAGAAGGCCTTTGACGGCTTCCCACAAGGACGAGGCTAGTCCTCGCCAAACTCATGACCAAGACATCACCCATTGTATCGCAGGCAAGAGCCCTCGTTCCTCGCTCCTACTCTCCTCCTCCGGCCTCGTGGATGCCACATCTTTCCCTTCTTTCAAGTCTGGTGTCCATCATGACTCAATCCTCAGTAATGGCTTTGCCGGCGAGGGCGGTGGTGGCAGTGGGAATGGTTATCTCGGCTTCTCTGCGGAACGcaatgaggacgacgaggatgGGAAAAAAGATGGCAGCACCACAGTCACAGATGCCTATTATCAGAAGATGATTCAAGCCAACCCCGGGAACTCCCTCATCGTCGGGAattatgccaagttcttgaaagag GTCCATGGCGACCTTCTAAAAGCTCAGGAATACTGTGAACGGGCACTTATGGAGAATCAGAGAGACGCCACCATTCTCGCCTTCTATGCAGACCTGATCTGGCAGTCCAACAGGGATGCCCAGAGAGCGAAGCTTTATTTCGACCAAGCTGTGCAAGCAGCTCCACAGGACTG CTATATAATGGCTTCTTATGCTCGATTTCTGTGGGACGCCGAGGAGGATGTTGGAGGAACAGGAGATGTAGAGAGAAACAGGACACTGCCGCCCATGCACCCCGATGCAGTCCCACCTTCAATTGCTGCAGCTTTCTAA
- the LOC120280045 gene encoding heat shock protein 90-6, mitochondrial-like yields MIVAGGWRRSVTAVVRSTAGVRWPGFSAPSSSPAAAAYQAAGCENKVPLLSGRWFSILSAPKTRTAIHKTWLNPLVNNLLGHCSETTAAAVDTSDPSCEKFEYQAEVSRLMDLIVHSLYSNKEVFLRELISNASDALDKLRFLGVTEPELLKEAVDFDIRIQTDKDNGIITITDTGIGMTRQELVDCLGTIAQSGTAKFLKALKDSKEAGVDSNLIGQFGVGFYSAFLVSDKVVVSSKSAKSDKQYVWEGEANASSYTIREETDPEKLIPRGTRLTLYLKRDDKAFAHPERIQNLVKNYSQFVSFPIYTWQEKGFTKEVEVDEDPAEAKKEGGDDAITERKKKTKKVIEKYWDWELTNETKPIWLRNPKDVTTEEYNEFYKKTFNEYLDPLASSHFTTEGEVEFRSILFVPAVKKDDIVNFKTKNIRLYVKRVFISDDFDGELFPRYLSFVKGVVDSNDLPLNVSREILQESRIVRIMRKRLVRKAFDMILGISLSENRDDYEKFWENFGKNLKLGCIEDHSNHKRIAPLLRFFSSQSENELISLDEYVENMKVDQKDIYFIAADSLTSARNTPFLERLIEKDYEVLFLVDPMDEVAIQNLKSYKDKNFVDISKEDLDLGDKNEEKEKEIKQEFGQTCDWIKKRLGDKVASVQVSYRLSSSPCVLVSGKFGWSANMERLMRAQTLGDTSSLEFMRARRVFEINPEHPIIKNLNIAGRTSPDDPEALRAIDLLYDTALISSGFTPENPAELSGKIYEMMGTALGGKWAAGSPISQEYGSPGVHCGSANKVTPEAEVVESVEVGGQK; encoded by the exons ATGATCGTGGCAGGGGGTTGGAGGCGATCGGTCACTGCGGTGGTGCGCTCCACCGCTGGTGTACGATGGCCGGGCTTCTCCGCTCCTTCATCCTCTCCTGCTGCTGCCGCTTACCAG GCTGCTGGATGTGAAAACAAGGTCCCTCTGCTCTCTGGCAGATGGTTCTCAATTTTATCTGCACCCAAAACCAGAACTGCAATACATAAAACGTGGCTTAATCCACTTGTTAACAATCTTCTTGGCCACTGCAGTGAAACAACTGCTGCGGCAGTTGACACGTCTGATCCTTCGTGTGAGAAATTTGAGTATCAGGCTGAG GTTAGTCGCCTCATGGATCTCATAGTCCACAGCTTGTATAGCAACAAGGAGGTCTTCCTACGGGAGTTGATTAG TAATGCAAGTGATGCTCTTGACAAGCTGCGTTTCTTGGGTGTCACTGAACCTGAACTCTTGAAGGAAGCTGTTGACTTTGATATCCGCATACAGACTGACAAAGACAATGGGATAATAACAATTAC AGATACTGGTATTGGCATGACTCGTCAAGAACTTGTTGACTGCCTGGGTACCATTGCTCAAAGTGGAACTGCAAAGTTCCTAAAGGCATTAAAG GACAGTAAGGAGGCTGGTGTTGACAGCAATTTAATTGGACAATTTGGTGTTGGCTTTTATTCGGCATTCCTTGTTTCCGACAAG GTAGTTGTTTCATCAAAGAGTGCAAAATCTGATAAACAGTATGTATGGGAAGGAGAGGCGAACGCCAGTTCGTATACAATCCGTGAAGAGACGGATCCAGAGAAACTTATTCCGAGAGGAACACGTCTTACTCTATACCTTAAG CGTGATGACAAGGCATTTGCACATCCGGAGAGAATTCAAAATCTTGTGAAGAACTACTCGCAATTTGTGTCTTTTCCAATTTACACTTGGCAAGAGAAGGGCTTCACAAAAGAG GTTGAGGTTGATGAGGATCCAGCTGAAGCCAAGAAAGAAGGGGGGGATGATGCTATTACAGAG agaaagaagaaaaccaagaaagtaATTGAAAAATACTGGGATTGGGAACTCACTAATGAGACAAAACCAATATGG CTTCGTAATCCCAAAGATGTCACTACAGAGGAGTACAATGAATTTTACAAGAAAACTTTCAATGAATACTTGGATCCACTGGCATCTTCGCACTTCACTACAGAG GGTGAGGTGGAATTTAGATCTATACTTTTTGTTCCTGCTGTGAAGAAGGATGATATTGTTAACTTTAAGACAAAGAACATCAGGCTATATGTTAAACGTGTGTTTATATCTGATGACTTTGATGGTGAACTG TTCCCTAGATACTTGAGCTTTGTAAAAGGTGTTGTCGATTCAAATGATCTGCCGCTTAATGTTTCACGGGAGATCCTCCAAGAAAGTCGCATT GTGCGAATCATGAGGAAACGCTTAGTTCGCAAGGCCTTTGATATGATACTGGGAATTTCACTCAGTGAAAATAGAGAT gATTATGAGAAGTTTTGGGAGAATTTTGGTAAAAACTTGAAGCTCGGTTGCATTGAAGATCATTCAAACCATAAAAGAATTGCCCCATTGCTTCGTTTCTTTTCATCCCAGAGTGAGAATGAGTTAATTAGCTTGGATGAATATGTAGAGAACATGAAGGTAGACCAGAAGGATATCTACTTTATTGCGGCAGACAGCTTAACTAGTGCGAGGAATACCCCTTTCCTGGAGAGACTTATTGAAAAGGACTATGAG GTCCTATTTTTGGTGGATCCTATGGATGAGGTTGCCATCCAAAATCTAAAGTCCTACAAGGATAAGAATTTTGTTGATATCAGCAAGGAGGACTTGGATTTGG GTGACAAGaatgaagagaaagaaaaggaaatcaaGCAGGAATTTGGCCAAACCTGTGACTGGATCAAGAAGAGGTTGGGTGACAAGGTTGCCAGTGTTCAGGTTTCCTACCGTCTCAGCTCCTCACCATGTGTCCTTGTATCTGGGAAATTTGGGTGGTCTGCCAATATGGAGAG GTTGATGAGGGCACAAACTCTTGGTGATACATCTAGTTTAGAATTCATGAGAGCTAGGAGGGTGTTTGAGATTAACCCAGAGCATCCAatcataaaaaacttaaat ATTGCAGGCAGGACGTCCCCTGATGATCCGGAGGCTCTGAGAGCTATTGATTTATTATATGATACTGCTTTAATATCAAGTGGCTTCACT CCTGAAAACCCAGCAGAACTCAGTGGGAAGATATATGAAATGATGGGCACGGCTCTGGGTGGTAAATGGGCTGCTGGATCCCCCATCTCCCAGGAATATGGCTCTCCAGGAGTACATTGCGGATCTGCGAATAAGGTGACGCCCGAGGCTGAAGTGGTAGAATCTGTGGAAGTTGGAGGTCAAAAATGA